The genomic DNA TCCCTCACTCTCCTCCCAGCTGCTGTAATTGGGATGTCAAATTGTATCATTTTGTAGGGAGCTGAACTTTCTCAGATTGGTCCTGGACAGACTTTTCTTGAGTTGGGGGgcaatttttctttgtatgtCAGTTCCAATTCCTCTGGGCAGGAGATGAATTAGTCTGTGCATTAACAAGGGGGTGAGCTATGGCCAGCTGCAAATGCTGCAGTTTCCTGATGAAATCACTgggaaaaaacagacaaatgcaTGGCTCAGGGCTGGCTTGAATGATGAGGCTGGGGCACATCTCCTGAAAAAGCAATGTAAGCCAAAAGGTAAAATAAACCCCCAAGGACTATTGTTGTCAGGGAATTTAGTCCCATAAAACTATGTATGTATCTCCCTTATCACTATCTCCAGAGACGACAGCAGGACTGCCAAATACCTGGTGTGTTTGCTGTCACTGCTTTTTAATGCTTCCTAGATGGGCCAGGCTGTTGGTCACTCTTGGCACTTTCCAGCTGAGCCCACTTGTGCAATGGGactgctacagagagaaacccaccATTGATCAGAGTTGGCATACAAGATGGAACCTATTTGTAATCCCTGGTGTAGGCCATTGTcagtgtttaataaatatttgttgaatataaaaataaatgagtacaatatggttaaaaaaaaactaaaggttttttttttttttttttttttttttggcagggctGGGTAcgtattttacattattttttagatAATTTCCCTGCCAAGTAAGATACAagaatctgcctgtctttctctgtctactACCAAAATTACATgtatactataaaaaaaaaacccacatggttTCTTAatatcaaacttaggtcctcatgtttcCAAGGCAAGCATTTTCACCAACTGATATAAGACATCACTCCAGTTTCCATTTAGCCTTTCCCACATTTGttatgtgatgtgatgtgacatgatgtatgtatgtatgtgtgtgtgtgtttgtgtgtgtgtgtgtgtgtgtgtgtgtgagagagagagagagagagagagagagagagagagagaaacagaaagacagagagagaaacagaaagacagagagaccgacagagacagagacagggacagagacacagagacagagacacacagagagagacagagatcatgATAACTTAATGGTTTTCTATTTAATtcattgaggaaatgcctctcaGTCAAATGCAGAGCTCATCTATGGCTGGTCTCTGTATCCCCCTGGCTTTGAGGATCTCCTGTTTTGTCTTcctatgctaggattacagatgggcCTATGTGCCCAGATATCTCTTCCATGAATTCTAATGTTTTGAACTCTAGTCTCTATGTTTGTGTGGTTTGTGCTTACATCCATGGACGATCTTCGCAGCccacatttaattatattttaatactcATCTGGACCAAAGATTTGTCAGCTATAATAAATGCTAAGATTAATAAATGACAAGTGTAATGCACAAAATTAATTCTTGaggttaaaggaaaaaataaagatgtccAAAAATGTAGTTGTCTAATGAGATTGTGATATTTGCCGCTGTTAATGTATTTTGTGATCTCTTTTTACTCATTTTCCATCAGATTCATCACAGACATGAAATTTGGAAACCAAACAGTTGTGTCAGGATTCATTCTCCTGGGACTCACAGATGACCCAGATCTGCAACTCGTCATTTTCAGTATATTTCTTTCCATGTACCTTCTTACAACACTAGGAAACCTGTTGATCATTCTGGCCACCAGGTCTgactctcacctccacacacccatgtacttctttctctctggtcTTTCTTTTAATGACATCTTTTTGGTCACATGCACAATTCCAAAGATGCTAGTGAATATGCAAGCACATGACCAGAAAATTACTTATGTAGGATGCCTGACTCAAGTCTGCTTTGTCATAATGTGTGTTGGAATGGAGAACTGTCTTCTTGcagtgatggcctatgaccgctatgttgCCATTTGCCATCCTCTTAGGTATAGGGTCATTATGAGCCCCTGTATCTGTATCCTACTTGTAGCATTTTCTGTGATGGGGAGCCTGGTGAATGCCTTGGTGAATAGTCTTATGGTGTTACATTTGTCCTTCTGCACAGACTTTGTAATCCCACATTACTTCTGCGAACTTACAGAGCTTATTAAACTTGCCTGTTCCAACACTCTTATTGACAACATACTTATATACATTTCATGTGGCATATTTGGTGGTGTTCCTCTCTCCGGCATAATTTTGTCTTATAGTCAAATTGTATCTACTGTTTTGAGAATGTCATCGAAAGAAGGAAGATATAAAGCCTTTTCCACCTGTGGGTCTCACTTGTcagttgttttcatattttatggaACAGGATTTGGGGTTTACATTAGCTCAACAGTTACAGAATCATCCAGGAAGCCTGCTGTGGCTTCAGTGCTGTACTCTGTGGTGCCTCAGATGATGAATCCCTTTATCTATAGTCTGAGGAACAGAGATATGAAGGAAGCCTTGAAGAAACTCATCAGCAGGATACTATCTCCTCTATAATACATCATTTCATTTTGATCAGAATTTCTAGATTGCGCCAAGGAAACATAAAACTTTCTCATCCAGAACATCAGATTCTTCTGAGTCATATTCTTCTAAATTTCTGAGAAATGAAATGACTCAGCCCTTTCAGAGAACCTTATTGTTACATCTCTAAGACTGCAGACAAATATGGCAGTGCTGATGGCAATACTTCAGGGTGGTGGTTCTCAAAAAGCCCTTCTCAAAAACCTCCTGTTTGTTGGATGAAGTCTGTTGCCTGAAGCAGTCAGAGCTGATCTTTCCAGACTGGTTGGCacctcaatgttttttttttatcacaactgATGCATCCCCAGAGTGCCCATAGTAAGTCACCTGGCTACTCCAGTATTTGAGCTGATGCTTTCCTGTTTTCCCTTATATACCAAACAAAATTTTCCAGATTGGCAGCACCATCCTTCACTATCAAAGGGGATTTGATAGATTTTTATCAAATTTTTATTGTCTATGGAGTTTCGCTGTGTTCAGTGCTTTCTTGCTGCTCCTAATTATATCTGGTGCTTAGACCTGGGAGAAATCCTTTagttctccttttctcttctcatttttcttttaccaaATAAAAAGCTTATCATTCAGCCATCTTGCGGTATGGATCATTTGCTTGTGTTGGCATCTATCATACACTATACCTGACTCTAAATTTTAGAATCTATCTATTCAGCAATTTTTTTCTCCACCTACTCAAGCTAGTTGGTTTCCATTTCCTACTTGTGTAAAAACTCTAAGGAGTTGTTTGGGTATGTTCTACTGTTCTTCAAGTTATGCTTTTATCCCAGGCTACCCACATACATCTTTTTGGGCAGCAAGACCTTGTCAGGGACACAGATCTCTCATATTCTTGGAATTCTACTGACAAACCTCAGGCCACTTAGCTTTTGATTGACTCCTACTGCATTTACTTCTCTGTCTCACTGTTTTGCATCTGTATGATCTGCTATCCATATCTTCTGATGTTTATATGtatttcctatttcctttttAGCTCATCTCTCCATTGTATTCCCCAGTGAACGctcttggagagaaaaaaaaattctcattttttgCCCTGATACTGGGTTTTTTGTCAACTGCTCCCCAGGAATCTTTTGTGTTACTAACTATGGGATTCTCCCTGTTTCAATCAGATGTTTCACTCATCTTGCATATTTCTCAAGCCTCTTTCTTTTTACGGAATCCATGATACCATTAATCCTGCCATGTTATTTTCTATTGGAGCACATTCTTGCCTTAATATAAGCTCGATTACCAGTGTCACTTGGTAGAAAAAATGCCACATCTGACTGCCAAATTCTCATAGGTCCTAACTAATTTTGACAAAGTACATACACTCAAAGTTCCATACACTCAaaggttctttttcttccttctatgcTTCTTGCCATACACATCAAATCCTTCTTGAAAAAACCAAAGTTCCTTACAAGATtgaccatattttttattttatttaattaatttattcatattacatctcaattgttatgccatcccttgtatcctcccattcctccctccctcctgctttcaccatattcccctgccctaggtctgtgactggggggatctcctcccccactagatggtcataggctatcaagtctcatcttggtagtctgcttattttttctctgagtgccaccaggcttccccaccatggGGGAGTgttcaaatatggagcaccacgTTCagctcagtccctgctctccactcaattgtggagaacatcttgcccattggctagatctgagaaggggtttgatgtttactgcaagtattgtccttggttggtgcagtagtttgaacatccccaggatgttcttcttgtaggtttctaggaccctctggagtgttctgtttccccattctcccatacttctctcacctagagtcccaataggatgtcctcacaactattccaatctcctggtaaagtgaagactatcatgtgACATGTTTcgtgggctagtgtccaattataactgagtatatagcatgtgagtctttctgcttctgcattaactcagtatgataatttataattccatccatttgtccacacattttgggatttccttgtttttttataggggagtagtattccatagtgtaaatctaccacagtttctttatccattcttcaactgggggacatttaggttgtttccaggttctggctattatgaatgaggctgctgtgaacatggttgagcatatgtccttgttatgtggtgtagcatcttctgggtatattgcaaggagtggaatagctgggttttgagcaAGTCCTattctagttttctgagatagcaccagatagatttccaatgtggtttcacaagtgtgcattcccaccagcaatgaaggaatgttcccttttTCTACATCTTTGCTAGCATatgctctcacttgagttttttattttagtcattctgataggtgtaagatggaatctcagagtaattttgatttgcatttctctgatgactaaagacaatGACTATTTCTTAAAGTGTTCTTAGACATtcaataatcctctgttgagaattatctgtttaattctgagcccaatttctcaattgggttattgggtttggtcaTGTTTAATCTCTTGAATTCTTtctatatattggatattagccttttgtcaggtataggtttggtgaagatcttttcccagtctgtgggatgtcactttgttctcttgccagtgtctcctgccttacagaagcttctaagcctcataagggcccatttattgattgttgccCTAAAGATCTTGaatttgtttattgatttcttccatctggctgtttgtattttcctaagtttttttccagtgcctctctataggcctcttttatgtcttccacctattgggctgtgtcttcctgcatttggttatgaattttatttgtttccttcattatcatctttattaccCATGATTTGAGGTCATCtccttgtatttcaattgtgtttgagttttccAGGTTGCTTTGAGGGATAGCTGGGATATATAGATgacatattgttttgggttttgttatttatgtttttatgctggcctttagtcattttgCCATCTCTGATGCTGGGGGGTAGCTTCTGGTGTCAGGTGGAGGGAGTCTGAAGACA from Acomys russatus chromosome 14, mAcoRus1.1, whole genome shotgun sequence includes the following:
- the LOC127197960 gene encoding olfactory receptor 7G2-like, producing the protein MKFGNQTVVSGFILLGLTDDPDLQLVIFSIFLSMYLLTTLGNLLIILATRSDSHLHTPMYFFLSGLSFNDIFLVTCTIPKMLVNMQAHDQKITYVGCLTQVCFVIMCVGMENCLLAVMAYDRYVAICHPLRYRVIMSPCICILLVAFSVMGSLVNALVNSLMVLHLSFCTDFVIPHYFCELTELIKLACSNTLIDNILIYISCGIFGGVPLSGIILSYSQIVSTVLRMSSKEGRYKAFSTCGSHLSVVFIFYGTGFGVYISSTVTESSRKPAVASVLYSVVPQMMNPFIYSLRNRDMKEALKKLISRILSPL